The Gemmatimonadota bacterium genome has a segment encoding these proteins:
- a CDS encoding SO_0444 family Cu/Zn efflux transporter, translated as MGATLTNTLTAYFDFIWMSFLLLGPMLILGLLLAGLIHVFISREAILKWLREDSLRSVSVSSAVGVPVPLCSCSVVPVVAEMRRKGASRSSCMAFLITAPETGADSILVTNAFFGFVAAVVRPVISFITAVVAGIFCIGLIKDDSGAVKPGEESHEPPDHDHDRCHAAHDPLISDKNDCYVRPSAMKILMTRWLKGLTTVASTWKIGSWIKPRLYHEIAGEQTSKSGKAAEANRVAAQYPGLDFKKIVRHIMHYGFVEIADDILFALLVGIALGGVLYLVIPADLMSNDYARWLSYPVMVIVGVPLYICASASTPIAAALVARGVSPGAALIFLMTGPATNTSTIAMIMSRFGKRFAAVYVTSVIAVTVVTGIAIDFMLLATGFTISVNLLPSGSHAIQFIQWGGAMALIALIIWRYRAGAMRKGYQEMMSNVRMRPSR; from the coding sequence ATGGGCGCTACGCTGACGAATACACTTACCGCGTATTTTGACTTCATCTGGATGTCCTTCCTGTTGCTGGGGCCGATGTTGATCCTGGGTCTGCTGCTCGCCGGCCTTATCCACGTGTTCATTTCCCGGGAAGCGATCCTCAAATGGCTTCGGGAAGACAGCCTCCGGTCGGTCTCCGTCAGCTCCGCGGTCGGCGTGCCGGTCCCGCTGTGCAGTTGTTCCGTTGTCCCCGTCGTGGCCGAAATGCGCCGGAAGGGCGCCTCACGTTCGTCCTGCATGGCCTTCCTGATCACCGCGCCGGAAACCGGAGCAGACTCCATTCTGGTCACCAACGCGTTTTTCGGGTTCGTCGCCGCCGTAGTTCGCCCTGTCATCAGCTTCATTACGGCCGTCGTAGCAGGCATTTTCTGCATTGGCCTGATCAAGGACGACAGCGGGGCGGTCAAGCCGGGCGAGGAAAGCCACGAACCCCCTGACCACGATCATGATCGTTGCCACGCGGCCCATGATCCGTTGATTTCGGACAAGAACGATTGCTACGTCAGACCCTCCGCCATGAAGATCCTGATGACGCGGTGGTTAAAGGGGTTAACCACCGTGGCTTCCACCTGGAAGATCGGATCGTGGATCAAACCACGTTTATACCACGAAATCGCCGGTGAACAGACTAGTAAGTCCGGCAAGGCTGCGGAGGCGAACCGCGTTGCAGCGCAATACCCCGGTCTCGATTTCAAGAAGATCGTCCGCCACATCATGCACTACGGCTTTGTAGAGATCGCCGACGATATTCTCTTCGCCCTGCTCGTCGGCATCGCACTGGGCGGCGTGCTCTATCTCGTCATTCCGGCCGACCTGATGTCGAACGATTACGCGCGCTGGCTGTCCTACCCCGTCATGGTCATCGTCGGCGTGCCCCTCTATATCTGTGCTTCGGCCAGCACACCGATAGCGGCCGCGCTGGTGGCCCGAGGCGTGAGCCCCGGCGCCGCGCTGATTTTCCTGATGACCGGACCGGCTACCAACACGAGTACCATCGCCATGATCATGAGTCGATTCGGCAAGCGCTTCGCGGCCGTTTACGTGACCTCCGTCATCGCGGTAACCGTCGTGACCGGCATCGCCATCGACTTCATGCTGCTGGCGACGGGCTTCACGATTTCCGTCAACCTGCTCCCTTCCGGTTCCCACGCGATCCAGTTCATACAGTGGGGCGGCGCGATGGCATTGATCGCGCTGATCATCTGGCGGTACCGCGCGGGCGCCATGCGAAAAGGATACCAGGAAATGATGTCCAATGTCAGGATGCGTCCATCAAGATGA
- a CDS encoding ZIP family metal transporter, which produces MNDIVLLLLAYSTMIFAVSLLGGKLSAIVTLTHTRTHLVMSFVAGFLLGVAMYHLLLHSLEDIPGPHAGEIAVGCVVLGVIMMIVLLRFFRFHQHEFGQDPVQVSDHDGRHDHPDSHDHPDPHDHPGHQGQPDQHGHQAATVVNPRSVFGVATGLGLHTITEGIALGASMRMGLIHDEGAVLVGLGVLLAIMLHKPLDAYSIIGLMRVSGYANRTCTLTNFGFALLCPLITVLTFFGVGLLSHFNELHVVGYVMAFAAGVFLCIALSDLLPEIQFHSHDRGILALVFLIGVGLAYALFHFESETLHGLETLDNHNH; this is translated from the coding sequence ATGAACGATATCGTTTTGCTGCTTCTCGCATATTCGACGATGATCTTTGCCGTGTCCCTGCTCGGCGGGAAGCTTTCGGCCATCGTCACCCTGACGCACACCCGGACGCATCTGGTCATGAGTTTCGTGGCGGGATTTCTTCTTGGCGTCGCCATGTACCATCTGTTGTTGCACAGTCTCGAAGATATCCCAGGTCCGCATGCCGGTGAAATCGCCGTGGGTTGCGTGGTACTGGGCGTCATCATGATGATCGTACTGTTGCGGTTCTTCAGGTTCCATCAGCACGAATTCGGCCAGGATCCGGTCCAGGTATCGGATCATGATGGCCGGCACGACCACCCGGACTCGCACGACCACCCGGACCCGCACGACCACCCGGGCCATCAGGGCCAGCCGGACCAGCACGGCCATCAGGCTGCGACAGTCGTCAATCCCCGAAGCGTGTTCGGCGTCGCCACGGGCCTCGGCCTGCATACCATCACCGAGGGGATCGCCCTCGGCGCAAGCATGCGAATGGGACTGATTCACGACGAGGGAGCGGTCCTCGTCGGACTGGGCGTGTTGTTGGCGATCATGCTGCATAAACCATTGGACGCGTACTCCATCATCGGATTGATGCGGGTATCCGGTTACGCGAACCGGACCTGCACGCTGACCAATTTCGGTTTCGCCCTGCTCTGTCCGCTCATCACCGTATTGACCTTTTTCGGCGTCGGCCTGTTGAGCCATTTCAACGAACTGCACGTCGTGGGGTACGTCATGGCCTTCGCCGCCGGTGTTTTCCTGTGCATTGCTTTGAGCGACCTGCTTCCCGAGATTCAGTTTCACAGCCACGACCGCGGAATCCTCGCCCTGGTTTTTCTCATCGGGGTTGGACTCGCGTACGCCCTATTCCACTTCGAATCCGAGACCCTGCACGGGCTGGAGACGCTGGATAACCATAACCATTAG
- a CDS encoding heavy metal translocating P-type ATPase, which produces MLTSTQGTENSVDTETRVFHVDGMTCSACSVRVEKVLSQVPGVAAAHVNLALERATLTVAPGVEEGALSGPVAAAGYRLSAVQDDRREPETEPGQSRRDRVAMVVSICLTLPFLLQMLAGLLRGWTGFDGHMPVYVEAMLATVLQIGVGARYYRSAFHALRGGGANMDVLVALGTTSAYAYSGYLALRLGADAAGLLYFEASAIIITLVLIGKYIETRARRSASRAIRELLAIRPVTARVRTANGTERETPVHALKPGDVVICRPGDRVAADGVVLRGEAEVDEALITGESVPAPKNPADTVIAGSMNINGFLEIEARAVGSDSTLGRVIRLVESAQAAKPAIQRMVDRVSAVFVPVVVGLAVITFTAWALSGAGLEYALINAVSVLVIACPCALGLATPTAIVAGAGVAARAGILVRDIESLEQANDLTHVVFDKTGTLTEGRSVIASITPLADQDEGGLLRIASSLQQGSEHPLATAFLRMTKERNIALFDVRGFRSVVAKGVQGEIEGAIYLLGNRRLFDQYCPGIEPPEAQDSGGSTLVWLAVRTDTGCAFLARFELIDAMRPDAALAVDGLRKLGVKSLLVSGDAEAVVDRIGRQAGIEETYGAATPEEKERIVSRLTENGARVCMVGDGINDAPALARSAVGIAMGSGTDVAMETAAITLMRPDPTLVAGAIDVSRKTIRKIKQNLFWAFIYNVIGLPLAALGFLVPAFAAAMMAASSISVVLNALTLRSWRP; this is translated from the coding sequence ATGTTGACCTCCACCCAGGGAACAGAGAACAGCGTGGATACCGAAACCCGTGTATTCCACGTCGACGGCATGACCTGCAGCGCGTGCTCGGTACGGGTAGAGAAGGTCCTCTCCCAGGTCCCCGGTGTCGCAGCAGCCCACGTGAACCTCGCTCTGGAACGAGCGACGTTGACGGTTGCGCCCGGCGTGGAAGAAGGCGCACTGTCCGGACCCGTAGCCGCCGCGGGGTACCGGCTGAGCGCCGTTCAGGACGATCGACGCGAGCCCGAAACGGAGCCCGGTCAGTCACGCAGGGACCGTGTCGCCATGGTCGTCTCGATTTGCCTGACGCTTCCCTTCCTGCTGCAGATGCTGGCCGGGCTGCTGCGGGGCTGGACCGGTTTCGACGGGCACATGCCGGTATACGTGGAAGCGATGCTCGCGACCGTACTGCAGATCGGGGTCGGCGCCCGATACTACCGGAGCGCTTTCCACGCGCTGCGCGGCGGTGGGGCGAATATGGACGTACTGGTGGCCCTCGGAACCACTTCGGCCTACGCGTACAGCGGCTACCTCGCCTTACGACTGGGTGCCGACGCGGCGGGCCTGCTCTACTTCGAAGCCTCCGCGATCATCATCACCCTGGTACTCATCGGCAAGTACATCGAGACCCGGGCGCGCCGCAGCGCGAGCCGGGCGATTCGGGAACTGCTGGCGATCCGGCCGGTCACCGCGCGGGTACGGACGGCGAACGGCACGGAGCGGGAGACGCCGGTGCATGCCTTGAAGCCCGGCGATGTCGTTATCTGCCGTCCAGGCGACCGGGTGGCCGCGGACGGCGTCGTGCTCCGGGGCGAAGCCGAGGTCGACGAAGCGCTGATCACCGGTGAGAGCGTCCCGGCGCCCAAAAACCCGGCCGACACCGTGATCGCCGGATCGATGAACATCAACGGCTTCCTGGAAATCGAGGCCCGGGCTGTAGGGAGCGATTCGACGCTGGGTCGGGTAATCCGCCTGGTCGAAAGCGCACAGGCCGCAAAGCCGGCCATACAGCGCATGGTGGATCGCGTAAGCGCCGTTTTCGTACCGGTGGTCGTCGGCCTGGCCGTGATCACCTTCACCGCGTGGGCTCTTTCGGGGGCCGGACTGGAATACGCGTTGATCAATGCCGTCTCCGTCCTCGTCATCGCCTGTCCCTGCGCGCTGGGACTGGCGACGCCGACGGCCATCGTGGCCGGTGCTGGCGTGGCGGCCCGAGCGGGCATCCTGGTCAGGGACATCGAATCCCTGGAACAGGCGAACGACCTGACGCACGTTGTATTCGACAAGACGGGCACCCTGACCGAAGGCCGGTCCGTCATCGCATCCATTACGCCCCTGGCCGATCAGGACGAAGGCGGTCTGCTTCGTATCGCCTCATCGCTGCAGCAGGGCAGCGAGCATCCCCTGGCCACCGCGTTTCTGCGCATGACCAAGGAAAGAAACATCGCCCTTTTCGACGTGAGAGGATTCAGGAGCGTGGTGGCTAAAGGGGTCCAGGGGGAAATAGAGGGCGCAATCTACCTGCTCGGCAACCGGAGGCTCTTCGATCAATACTGCCCGGGCATCGAGCCGCCCGAAGCACAGGACAGTGGAGGTTCAACACTGGTCTGGCTGGCGGTCCGAACCGATACCGGATGCGCTTTTCTGGCACGCTTCGAACTCATCGACGCGATGCGTCCCGATGCGGCCTTAGCGGTGGATGGACTCCGGAAGCTGGGAGTCAAGTCCCTGCTGGTTTCCGGCGACGCAGAGGCCGTCGTGGACCGTATCGGACGGCAGGCCGGCATTGAGGAGACCTACGGCGCCGCAACGCCGGAAGAAAAGGAACGAATCGTAAGCCGGCTTACAGAGAACGGCGCCAGGGTCTGCATGGTCGGTGACGGGATCAACGACGCGCCTGCCCTCGCCCGTTCCGCCGTGGGGATCGCCATGGGCTCCGGTACAGACGTGGCCATGGAAACGGCCGCGATTACGCTGATGAGACCCGATCCGACCCTGGTGGCCGGGGCCATCGACGTGAGCCGGAAGACGATCCGAAAAATCAAGCAGAATCTGTTCTGGGCGTTTATCTACAACGTGATCGGGCTGCCTCTCGCGGCGCTGGGGTTTCTCGTCCCCGCATTCGCCGCGGCCATGATGGCGGCCTCCAGCATAAGCGTCGTCCTGAACGCGCTGACACTTCGCTCGTGGCGTCCATGA
- a CDS encoding ATP-binding protein — MIKQWLLWLYDKGPSRISGQLYLGIGAAVALTMLASMVAWFAFNEVGEAQREVNEVAVPEIAAAFGVAQRSGTLAAAAPRLTAAETPETFEAVTASIAEERESFAVQLEAIAGYGMEDERFQRIREAGSTLMSNIEMIEESVARRFVLQDQSRQLRLELERLQFELTGILIPAIDNQLFYTVTGYRDIDEPVAPREEYLSEEELQRYRHLADLQAEATVSTRILSNVFNLSDADRLEPLLERFESADGGVERSLAGLGTAPLRQRLEPVFTQLFELGNGQGMIFEIRGEDLDLIAQQRALIENNRDLSVELVAEVESLVNSAQESTELATVASTQTIQVGRQLLLALNAVSLVGALLIAWLFVGKVLLRRLGFLSEHMRRMAGGDLKQKVELDGRDEVADMAAALEVFRLHSIEAQRLNLVEKLAEELRGKNDELESTLAELQKAQDQIVMREKLAALGELTAGVAHEIQNPLNFVKNFAESSEELLEEMKEELPSAGGTIDEEQDGLIQEIGGDLTENLRRIREHGERANRIVRDMLQMGRGSGDKQSTDVNALLEEHARLAYHAARASNADFQLEIHEDFESDLSEIEIVSQEMARVFLNMVNNACHATNEKREDPDTESGYVPGIWLSTRREDDQIVVRIKDNGKGIPPHVIDKIFNPFFTTKPTDEGTGLGLALSNDIVREHGGSIEVDSEPGQYTEMAIRLPLSATEAAPETSAASHTDQTS, encoded by the coding sequence ATGATCAAGCAGTGGCTGTTGTGGCTATACGACAAGGGCCCATCCCGCATATCGGGGCAGCTCTATCTGGGCATTGGTGCAGCGGTTGCGCTTACCATGTTAGCCAGTATGGTGGCGTGGTTCGCCTTCAACGAGGTTGGCGAGGCCCAGCGAGAAGTAAACGAGGTCGCCGTACCCGAGATCGCCGCGGCCTTCGGCGTGGCGCAGCGGAGCGGGACGCTGGCGGCGGCGGCGCCGCGCCTGACGGCCGCGGAAACTCCCGAAACCTTTGAAGCCGTAACCGCGAGCATCGCCGAAGAACGAGAGAGTTTCGCGGTGCAGCTGGAAGCCATCGCCGGCTATGGCATGGAGGACGAACGCTTTCAACGCATCCGGGAAGCCGGCAGCACGCTGATGTCGAATATCGAAATGATCGAGGAGTCCGTGGCCAGGCGCTTCGTGCTCCAGGACCAGAGCCGGCAGCTGCGTCTCGAACTGGAACGGCTGCAGTTCGAACTGACGGGCATTCTGATCCCGGCGATCGACAACCAACTGTTCTACACGGTGACCGGATACCGGGATATCGATGAGCCGGTGGCGCCCCGCGAGGAATACCTCTCCGAAGAGGAACTGCAACGTTACCGGCACCTGGCCGATCTGCAGGCCGAGGCGACCGTGAGTACCCGAATCCTTTCCAACGTCTTCAACCTGTCCGATGCCGATCGGCTGGAACCCCTGCTGGAGCGTTTCGAGTCGGCCGACGGCGGCGTGGAGCGAAGCCTCGCGGGCCTGGGTACGGCGCCCCTGCGGCAGCGGCTCGAACCGGTATTCACCCAGCTCTTCGAACTGGGCAACGGCCAGGGGATGATCTTCGAGATTCGCGGTGAGGACCTGGACCTGATCGCCCAGCAACGCGCCTTGATCGAAAACAACCGGGATCTGTCCGTTGAACTGGTGGCCGAGGTGGAAAGCCTCGTAAATTCGGCGCAGGAGAGTACCGAACTCGCCACGGTTGCTTCGACGCAGACGATCCAGGTGGGCAGACAGCTACTCCTCGCATTGAACGCGGTCAGTCTGGTCGGCGCTTTGCTGATCGCGTGGTTGTTCGTCGGCAAGGTGCTACTGCGCCGATTAGGGTTTCTTTCGGAACACATGCGGCGCATGGCGGGGGGAGATCTGAAGCAGAAAGTTGAACTGGACGGCCGCGACGAAGTGGCGGACATGGCCGCCGCGCTGGAAGTCTTCAGGCTTCACTCGATCGAAGCACAGAGGTTGAATCTCGTGGAGAAGCTGGCCGAGGAACTGCGCGGAAAGAACGACGAGTTGGAGAGCACCCTGGCGGAGTTGCAAAAGGCGCAGGACCAGATCGTCATGCGGGAGAAACTGGCGGCCCTGGGCGAACTCACCGCGGGTGTGGCGCACGAGATCCAGAACCCGTTGAACTTCGTCAAGAACTTCGCGGAGTCCTCGGAGGAGCTCCTCGAGGAAATGAAGGAAGAACTGCCCTCAGCCGGCGGTACGATCGACGAGGAGCAGGATGGACTGATCCAGGAGATCGGCGGTGACCTCACGGAAAACCTGCGCCGGATCCGGGAGCATGGCGAACGGGCCAACCGCATCGTGCGCGATATGCTCCAGATGGGCCGCGGATCGGGCGACAAACAGTCGACGGACGTCAATGCCCTGCTGGAAGAACACGCCCGTCTCGCCTACCACGCCGCCCGGGCATCGAACGCAGACTTTCAACTCGAAATCCACGAAGATTTCGAATCAGATCTGAGCGAGATCGAAATTGTTTCCCAGGAAATGGCACGGGTATTCCTGAACATGGTAAACAACGCCTGTCACGCCACCAACGAGAAGCGGGAAGATCCGGATACGGAATCCGGTTACGTACCCGGCATCTGGTTGTCCACCCGCCGCGAGGATGATCAGATCGTCGTCCGGATCAAGGACAACGGCAAGGGGATCCCTCCTCATGTCATCGACAAGATCTTCAACCCCTTCTTCACCACCAAGCCGACCGATGAAGGCACCGGACTCGGCCTGGCGCTGTCTAACGACATCGTTCGCGAACACGGTGGTTCGATCGAGGTGGATTCGGAACCGGGCCAGTACACCGAAATGGCTATCAGGTTACCGCTGTCCGCGACCGAGGCCGCTCCGGAAACCTCCGCCGCTTCCCATACCGATCAGACGTCCTGA
- a CDS encoding ABC transporter substrate-binding protein, whose amino-acid sequence MRRTRGHWAVVLLALCATAFSPALSPENSGANAFQVEEPGATTELGATTESEATTESEATTEPGVTAERILFGQSAAFSGPARELGRNMNVGIEAAFQEANRRGGVHGRRLELITLDDAYEPEAAIANTRKLIEEEGVFALIGAVGTPTSRSAVPITSEAGVPYIAPFTGAIFLRDNTDTGVINLRASYFQETEEIVDRLSRDLGITRIGVMYQNDSFGRVGYRGVRRALERRQLDPVAIGVYPRNTTAIKAGLLDLQQGKPDAVVVIGAYQPVATLISWARHVGFNPVFATISFVGSNALAGELGPDGRGVLVSQVVPFPAAGNIAIAVQYRRALSAYAPGTNPGFVSFEGYLAGKLTITALEGCGPDVRRSCLMESLNRAGMIDLGGLRLEFGEGDNQGSDAVFLTVIGQDGRYHPIRTLRDVMP is encoded by the coding sequence ATGAGACGAACGCGCGGCCATTGGGCGGTCGTACTGCTCGCCCTTTGTGCGACGGCGTTCTCTCCCGCTTTATCCCCTGAAAACAGCGGTGCGAACGCCTTCCAGGTCGAAGAGCCCGGTGCCACAACCGAGCTCGGTGCCACGACTGAGTCCGAAGCCACGACCGAGTCCGAAGCGACGACCGAACCCGGTGTGACGGCCGAACGCATTCTCTTCGGTCAGTCCGCGGCCTTCAGCGGACCGGCCCGTGAACTCGGGCGGAACATGAATGTCGGGATCGAGGCGGCCTTTCAGGAAGCGAACCGCCGGGGCGGCGTACACGGAAGACGGCTCGAGCTGATCACGCTCGATGACGCCTATGAACCTGAAGCCGCTATCGCGAACACCCGGAAACTGATCGAGGAGGAGGGGGTTTTCGCGCTGATCGGCGCCGTTGGCACACCCACCTCCCGCTCGGCCGTTCCCATTACCTCGGAGGCCGGCGTACCCTATATCGCGCCATTCACCGGCGCGATTTTTTTACGTGATAACACGGATACGGGCGTCATAAACCTGCGCGCCTCCTATTTCCAGGAGACCGAGGAAATCGTCGACCGCCTTTCGCGCGACCTCGGCATCACGCGCATCGGCGTGATGTACCAGAACGACTCCTTTGGCCGGGTCGGATACCGAGGCGTACGACGCGCGCTGGAGCGCCGGCAGCTCGATCCCGTAGCCATCGGTGTGTATCCCAGGAACACCACCGCGATCAAGGCCGGCCTGCTCGATCTGCAACAGGGAAAACCGGACGCAGTCGTGGTGATCGGGGCCTACCAGCCGGTTGCCACGCTCATTTCGTGGGCGCGGCACGTGGGATTCAATCCCGTTTTCGCAACGATTTCATTCGTCGGGAGCAATGCGCTGGCTGGTGAACTGGGTCCCGACGGACGCGGTGTCCTGGTCTCCCAGGTGGTGCCCTTTCCTGCGGCCGGAAACATCGCCATCGCCGTCCAGTACCGCAGAGCGCTCTCCGCGTACGCGCCGGGCACGAACCCCGGATTCGTTTCCTTCGAAGGATACCTCGCCGGCAAGCTGACCATCACCGCCCTCGAGGGCTGCGGTCCCGACGTAAGACGATCCTGCCTCATGGAGAGCCTGAATCGTGCGGGAATGATCGACCTGGGCGGACTTCGTCTCGAGTTTGGCGAAGGGGACAACCAGGGTTCGGACGCGGTTTTCCTCACAGTGATCGGTCAGGATGGCCGCTACCATCCCATCCGTACCCTCCGGGACGTGATGCCATGA
- a CDS encoding ATP-binding protein, whose translation MSRRLSLSLSTKLDQLERIYEAVDDLGESEEWPPAMVYQVKLVLEELGVNIVKHGHDSDPDHLFEIVLDSDADALTIELRDQGRAFNPLTDSPEPDIDSGLDDRPVGGLGIYLVRTMMDELSYRREDNQNILTIVKRKENG comes from the coding sequence ATGAGCAGAAGACTGTCCCTTAGCCTGTCCACGAAGCTCGACCAGCTGGAGCGCATCTACGAGGCCGTGGATGATCTCGGCGAGTCCGAAGAGTGGCCGCCGGCTATGGTCTACCAGGTCAAGCTGGTCCTCGAGGAACTGGGCGTGAACATCGTCAAGCACGGCCACGACAGCGATCCCGACCACTTGTTTGAAATCGTACTGGACTCGGATGCCGACGCGCTGACGATCGAGTTGCGGGACCAGGGGCGGGCCTTTAACCCCCTGACCGATTCGCCGGAACCGGATATCGACTCCGGACTGGATGATCGACCCGTGGGCGGCCTGGGCATCTACCTCGTCCGGACCATGATGGATGAACTGAGCTACCGCCGGGAAGACAACCAGAACATACTCACGATCGTCAAGCGGAAGGAAAACGGATGA